Sequence from the uncultured Flavobacterium sp. genome:
TTTCCGGATGGATTTTCGCCAAATTGTGGTAGCTGCAAGTACAAAAAATGTAATAGTTGCAAGCAGAAATATAATAATAAAAAAAGTGATCATAATTTTCTTGAATCTTTGTATGGATTTTTTCATTTAGAGTTATTTTGCAGCGATTTTTATATCATCGATTTCGAGTATATTTTTCGAATATCCACGAATTACGCAGTTTATCATTGCTTGTCCTACTTGTTTTAAGGTTAATGATTTTGTGGGAAGTAAAATCGGAAACAAGAAAATCAGCGGTTTAAAAAAGGCCTTTACATTTTTTTGTCCTTTGAATGGTTTCATAAAACCCGGTCTAAAATTGTATGCTTTTTTAAAAGGCAATTTCAATAAATCATTTTCAGTTTTTCCTTTAACTCTCGCCCACATTACTCGACCTTTTTCGGAGCTATCTGTATGACTTCCTGAAACGTAAGTAAAAACCATATTTGGGTTTAAAGAAGCCAGTTTACTCGCAAAACTTATTGTTGTATCATAAGTTATTTGTGTGAATTTTGCTTCGTCCATACCAACAGAACTTATTCCTGCACAATAAAAACAAGCGTCATAACCTGTAAGCTGAGCTTCAAAAGCATTTAAATCCATGAAATTTGGAACAATTAACTCTGTTGATTTTAGGTGTTTTACAGGCGATGGTTTTCTGTTTACCATTAAAACCTTTTTTACTGTGTCGTTTTCAAGGCATTCAAACAAAACGCCTTCACCAACCATTCCTGTTGCACCAGTTATAATAACTTTCATATCTTTTTAAATTAAATTTTTACTCCTCCAAATTGAAATAAACTTTCGGCAGA
This genomic interval carries:
- a CDS encoding NAD-dependent epimerase/dehydratase family protein; this encodes MKVIITGATGMVGEGVLFECLENDTVKKVLMVNRKPSPVKHLKSTELIVPNFMDLNAFEAQLTGYDACFYCAGISSVGMDEAKFTQITYDTTISFASKLASLNPNMVFTYVSGSHTDSSEKGRVMWARVKGKTENDLLKLPFKKAYNFRPGFMKPFKGQKNVKAFFKPLIFLFPILLPTKSLTLKQVGQAMINCVIRGYSKNILEIDDIKIAAK